Part of the Streptomyces sp. NBC_01353 genome, GACCGGAGGAAGGCGCGAACGCCCTGGGAGACGGCGTCGTCGCCGAGGAGGGCGTTGTGGTCGAGGCAGCCCGCGGCGTTGTTCGTGGCGCCCGTGAGCGGGACGCTGTTGTCGGGGTTGACGACCTCGTCGCAGTTCGACCACCACGTGGCGTAACGGACGGCGCCGGGCGTCTCGTCGCCCTCCGCGAGCTTCCTCTGGACGTAGGAGTTCGGGGTCATGTCGCGGCAGGCCTGGTCCCACAGGGCGCAGGCCCATGCGGTGCTGGTGCCGTGGTTGGGGCCGGCGAGTGACACCCAGCGGCCGACGGAGGACCGGCCCGCGCCGTCGAACTTCACGTACCAGCGGGTGACGAGGCTGCCGAAGGAGTGGGAGACGAGGTCGACCTGGCTCGCGCCGGTCTGCCGCTTGACGTTGTCGACGTACGCGGCGAGGTCGCCGGCGATGGCCTCGTTGACGGACCGGTGGGTGTCGTAGCCGAAGGAGTACAGCTCGGCGTCCGTGTACCCGTCGGCCTTGAGGTCCTCGCGCAGGCCGCCCCAGACGCCGGGGTCCGCGTTGTAGCCGTGCACGAAGACGACGGGCGTGCGGGCCGCCGCCGCGGTCCCGTCGGCCCGTGCGGCCGTGGCCGGGACGAGCAGGGACGCGATGATCGCGAGCAGCGGGACGATCCTGACACGGAGCCTCAACACGCTTCCCCCTACGAGGTGTTACGCACGAGTAGTCAGGGGCATGGTGGGGCCTGCGGGCCGTGAAGAACAGCCCCGTGCGCGAACCTCACGCGCCGGATCCGAACTCCGGGAGCGCCTCGGTCCACGAGCGGTGCGCCACGGCGGCCAGGACGGGGTTCTTGACCCGGTAGTAGTGCTCCGTCACCAGGCCCCAGCCCAGCGCCCAGCCCCGGCCCCGCGCCCAGGTCGCGTCGTCGACGCGGGCGGCCTCGCGGAACAGCGGGCGGGTCTCGGGGGTGAGCAGCGTCCAGGCGGCCATCATGTCGCAGGCCGGGTCACCGGTGCCGACCCCGCCGAAGTCGATGACGGCGCTGAGCCGGCCCTCCCGGGTCAGCAGGTTGCCGGGCAGCAGGTCGCCGTGGACCCAGACGGGTTCGCCGACCCACTGCGGAAGGCGCAGGACCGAGTCCCACGCCTCGGCCGCGGCGGCGCCGTCGACCGTACCGTCGGCGCCGAGGTCGCGGATGGCGCGGTCGATGTGGTCGCCCGTCCACTCGGTGACATGGCCGCCCCGGAAGGACTTCG contains:
- a CDS encoding alpha/beta fold hydrolase, giving the protein MLRLRVRIVPLLAIIASLLVPATAARADGTAAAARTPVVFVHGYNADPGVWGGLREDLKADGYTDAELYSFGYDTHRSVNEAIAGDLAAYVDNVKRQTGASQVDLVSHSFGSLVTRWYVKFDGAGRSSVGRWVSLAGPNHGTSTAWACALWDQACRDMTPNSYVQRKLAEGDETPGAVRYATWWSNCDEVVNPDNSVPLTGATNNAAGCLDHNALLGDDAVSQGVRAFLRS
- a CDS encoding aminoglycoside phosphotransferase family protein; translation: MVDLVRRLIAAQFPQWAELPVTQVPSAGTDNDMFRLGDAMVVRLPKTADNAGGVAKEQRWLPHLAPHLPLPVPVPLGKGAPGEGFDAPWSVYGWLDGTNAFDAPIDDLAHAAVELGRFGVALRGVDATGGPKSFRGGHVTEWTGDHIDRAIRDLGADGTVDGAAAAEAWDSVLRLPQWVGEPVWVHGDLLPGNLLTREGRLSAVIDFGGVGTGDPACDMMAAWTLLTPETRPLFREAARVDDATWARGRGWALGWGLVTEHYYRVKNPVLAAVAHRSWTEALPEFGSGA